The following proteins come from a genomic window of Plectropomus leopardus isolate mb chromosome 11, YSFRI_Pleo_2.0, whole genome shotgun sequence:
- the LOC121950323 gene encoding protein FAM180A: MNMKILLNICLRIVLLLSFEQMLKDVAAGRSPTSLETDSSVADANLMFEFLLGGLELDSDNNIVMLDKEMASMRQGRAFLSQINDNFPKSLSSMVQMVTILSGERREKPLTQDQFDNLVLSMVYSAQQAKHQEGNLEQEAWGVVLLQLANVTVHELRGGYLFNYA, translated from the exons atgaatatgaaaatactACTAAATATCTGCCTTCGGATTGTTCTGTTGCTTTCGTTTGAGCAAATGCTGAAAG ATGTGGCTGCAGGCAGAAGTCCAACTTCTCTTGAAACTGACTCCTCAGTTGCTGATGCAAACCTGATGTTTGAG ttcTTGCTGGGTGGGTTGGAGCTCGACAGTGACAACAACATCGTCATGCTCGATAAGGAGATGGCATCAATGAGGCAGGGGCGGGCTTTTCTGTCCCAGATCAATGACAACTTTCCCAAAAGTCTGAGCTCCATGGTGCAGATGGTGACCATACTGAGTggtgagaggagggagaagcCGCTGACGCAGGATCAGTTTGACAATCTTGTCCTGAGCATGGTGTACTCCGCCCAGCAGGCCAAGCATCAGGAAGGAAACCTGGAGCAGGAGGCCTGGGGCGTGGTGCTCCTCCAGTTGGCAAATGTCACCGTGCATGAACTACGTGGAGGTTATCTCTTCAATTATGCGTGA
- the kbtbd4 gene encoding kelch repeat and BTB domain-containing protein 4, producing the protein MESSEEGGLSVGGSVGEENYFLGYTFTDRSHSSRVVKSIMDLCLEDGLFADVTITVDSKEFHLHRLVLSAQSSFFRSMFTSNLKESHNRSIELKDVSATVFQLLIDYIYHGTIKLRVEELQDTYEMADMYQLTALFEECSRFLSRTVEVKNCLQVMWLADRHSDQELYTAAKHCAKIHLAQLHQTEEFLNLPLCLLLDIIKDGVPSSQNPTVAIESWINHNKVEREEFSCILSENLKEIGENVHIYLIGKEESRTHSLAVSLHCDEDDAISVSGQNSLCHQITAACKHGGDLYVVGGSIPRRMWKCNMHTMDWERCAPLPRDRLHHTMVSVSTEDAIYSLGGKTLQDTLSNAVIYYTVKDNMWTETNQLDTAVSGAAGVNLGGTIYLLGGEENDMDFFTKPSRLIQCFDTASQKCQIKPYMLPFAGCMHAAVHMDVIFIVAEGDSLVCYNPLLESFTRLRFPEVWSCVPSLWKVASCNGCIYVFRDKCKKGDANTLKFNPATSVVSVIRGIKILLTNWQFVLA; encoded by the exons ATGGAGTCCAGCGAGGAGGGGGGCCTCAGTGTCGGGGGCTCTGTGGGAGAAGAGAACTACTTCTTGGGATACACCTTCACTGACCGCTCCCATTCCAGCCGGGTAGTGAAAAGCATCATGGACTTGTGTCTGGAGGACGGCCTGTTCGCCGATGTCACGATCACCGTGGACAGCAAAGAGTTTCACCTGCATCGGCTGGTGCTCTCAGCACAGAGCAGTTTCTTCCGCTCCATGTTCACCTCCAACCTCAAAGAGTCCCACAACCGCTCTATTGAGCTAAAAGATGTCAGCGCCACCGTCTTTCAGCTGCTGATTGACTACATCTATCACGGTACGATTAAACTGAGGGTGGAGGAGCTTCAGGACACCTATGAGATGGCAGATATGTACCAGCTGACTGCACTGTTTGAGGAATGCTCCCGCTTCCTCTCGCGGACGGTAGAGGTCAAGAACTGCCTGCAG GTGATGTGGCtcgcagacagacacagtgacCAGGAGTTGTATACTGCAGCCAAGCATTGTGCTAAAATCCACCTCGCACAGCTGCATCAGACTGAAGAATTTCTTaatctgcctctctgtcttctcttgGACATCATCAAAG atgGTGTTCCGAGCTCCCAGAATCCAACAGTGGCCATCGAATCGTGGATAAACCACAAcaaggtggagagagaggagtttTCTTGTATCCTTTCAGAAAATCTCAAG GAAATAGGTGAGAATGTCCACATTTACCTGATTGGTAAAGAGGAGAGCCGGACTCACTCCCTGGCTGTGTCACTTCACTGTGACGAGGACGATGCGATCAGCGTGAGCGGCCAGAACAGTTTATGCCATCAGATCACTGCAGCCTGTAAACACGGAGGGGACCTGTATGTGGTTGGCGGGTCCATCCCTCGCCGCATGTGGAAGTGCAACATGCACACCATGGACTGGGAGCGCTGCGCCCCACTGCCCAGAGACCGCCTCCACCATACCATGGTCTCTGTCTCTACTGAGGACGCTATCTACTCACTAGGAGGTAAGACGTTGCAGGACACACTCTCTAACGCCGTCATTTACTACACAGTGAAGGACAACATGTGGACAGAGACCAACCAGTTGGACACTGCAGTGTCCGGGGCTGCTGGTGTTAACCTGGGAGGTACCATCTACCTGCTCGGAGGGGAGGAGAACGACATGGACTTTTTTACTAAGCCATCTCGACTGATTCAGTGCTTTGACACGGCCTCCCAGAAGTGCCAGATCAAACCTTACATGCTGCCGTTCGCGGGCTGCATGCACGCTGCGGTCCACATGGACGTGATCTTCATCGTAGCAGAGGGAGACTCCCTGGTGTGCTACAACCCTCTGCTGGAGAGCTTCACCCGCCTGCGCTTCCCTGAGGTGTGGAGCTGCGTTCCGTCTCTGTGGAAGGTGGCCAGCTGTAACGGCTGCATATATGTCTTCAGGGACAAATGTAAGAAAGGTGACGCAAACACGTTAAAGTTTAACCCGGCCACATCTGTCGTCTCCGTTATCAGAGGTATAAAAATCCTCCTCACAAACTGGCAGTTTGTTTTGGCCTAA